The window TTCACAATGCCCTTTCAGCCTTTCCCTTGACTGCGGTGGAACCCAAAGGCTGGCTGCTCAGACAGCTGGAAATTCAGATGAAAGGGCTGACAGGGATCCTCCATGAAGCCTGGGACAGTGTCGGATCGTATTCCGGATGGCTGGGGGGAACCGGAGAAAACTGGGAGCGGTGCCCCTATTACCTGGACGGGCTTCTTCCCCTCTCCTATTACCTGGATGACGGGAAACACCGGGAGCTTTGCGATAGGTTCATTGCCTGGGCGCTGAAAAGCCAGGACAAGGAGGGCAACTTTGGGCCTGCCGCATCAAAGGATGATTATTGGTCCCGGTTTGTCATGCTTAAGGTCCTCATTCAATATGCTGAAATTACCGGTGATCCCCAGGTTAACGTTCTTTGCAAAGGGTACTTCAAATATGCTGCCAAGAGCCTGGACCAGCGGCCCCTGGCGCAGTGGGGCAAAGCCCGGGCCGGGGATCTGCTTTATTGCATAAAATGGCTTTATGAGCAGGAACCGGATGCCGCGCTTATTGATCTTGCCCAAAAAGTCTCTTCCCAGGCATTGGACTGGGGCGGCCTTTATACAAACTTCCCGTTTACCCGTGCAACAAGCTTCTATTATAATTGGGACAAGGTAAAGGCAAATAATACCTGGAGCCAATTTGATGTCGCAATGGCTTTCCATGCTACTCATATTGTGAATGTTGCCATGGGGCTGAAATTCCCTGCCATGCAATACTGTTTCGATCACAACAAAGATCATTATGCCGCGCTTAAGGCCGGGCTTGAGGCTTTGGCAAAATACCATGGGACCGCCGCCGGGATATTCAACGGGGACGAGCATCTTTCCGGCAATTCCCCCTCCCAGGGGGCTGAACTCTGTTCTGTGGTGGAACTCATGTTCAGCCTTCAATGCATGCTCGAAAGTTTTGGCGATCCTGCCTGGGGGGATCTTTTGGAGCGAATTGCTTACAATAGCCTGCCTGCTACCATCAGCGAGGATTTTATGTCCCACCAGTATCTGCAGCAAGCCAATCAAGTCCTGGCCACTGTGGCAAAACGGAATTGGTTCAATAACGACGATACTTCCAATACCTTTGGGCTGGAGCCGAATTTTGGCTGCTGCACTGCCAATATGCACCAGGGCTGGCCTAAATTCCTTAAAAGCCTTTGGTTCAGGGAGGGGGAGGACACCCTGGTTTCCATGGTATTTGCCCCCTCGGCAGTCAAATTGGTTTTCGAAGGCTGCCCCTACAAACTGGAATTAGGGACCAGCTATCCATTCAGGGATATCTTGAACTACAAGGTGGTTGAAGGAAGGGGCAAAGAATTTACCCTGAAGATCCGCCATCCCCAGTGGGCTTCGAATTTTGATGTACGGATCAACGGGAAGCCAGAAGCTGTCACATCAGTAGACAATTTTTTGGTTATAAAGCGCATTTGGGATTGCGGGGATATTCTGAATTGCCATTTTGCCATGCCCATAGCCAAAAGCCGCTGGTTTAACAACAGCCTCGCGGTCGAACGGGGGCCCCTGGTTTTCGGCCTGGATATAGCTGAAAAATGGACAGCCTTCCGGGAAACAGGGGGCATAAAGGATTATGAGATCCGCCCGGAATCGGAATGGAATTATGCCCTTGACGAGGGGGGAACTATCGAAGCAAAGGAAAAAGAGATAGCTGACCTGCCATTTTCCAAGAAAAGCCCACCGGTAATCCTGGAAGCCCCCGCCCGGAAGCTTCCCTCCTGGGGCCTGGAGAACAACAGCGCAGCCCCTCCGCCCCTAAGCCCTGTGCAAACTGCGGAACCAGTGGAGATTATACGCCTTATACCTTATGGCTGTGCAAAACTCAGGATTTCCCAATTTCCCTATTATTCGGA is drawn from Leadbettera azotonutricia ZAS-9 and contains these coding sequences:
- a CDS encoding beta-L-arabinofuranosidase domain-containing protein, which encodes MKTDKLHNALSAFPLTAVEPKGWLLRQLEIQMKGLTGILHEAWDSVGSYSGWLGGTGENWERCPYYLDGLLPLSYYLDDGKHRELCDRFIAWALKSQDKEGNFGPAASKDDYWSRFVMLKVLIQYAEITGDPQVNVLCKGYFKYAAKSLDQRPLAQWGKARAGDLLYCIKWLYEQEPDAALIDLAQKVSSQALDWGGLYTNFPFTRATSFYYNWDKVKANNTWSQFDVAMAFHATHIVNVAMGLKFPAMQYCFDHNKDHYAALKAGLEALAKYHGTAAGIFNGDEHLSGNSPSQGAELCSVVELMFSLQCMLESFGDPAWGDLLERIAYNSLPATISEDFMSHQYLQQANQVLATVAKRNWFNNDDTSNTFGLEPNFGCCTANMHQGWPKFLKSLWFREGEDTLVSMVFAPSAVKLVFEGCPYKLELGTSYPFRDILNYKVVEGRGKEFTLKIRHPQWASNFDVRINGKPEAVTSVDNFLVIKRIWDCGDILNCHFAMPIAKSRWFNNSLAVERGPLVFGLDIAEKWTAFRETGGIKDYEIRPESEWNYALDEGGTIEAKEKEIADLPFSKKSPPVILEAPARKLPSWGLENNSAAPPPLSPVQTAEPVEIIRLIPYGCAKLRISQFPYYSEASLK